The Methanosarcina barkeri str. Wiesmoor DNA segment CTAAAAAACTTACCTAAGTTATGACAAGGTCTGAGATGTGGAATTCTGAGATGTGGAATTTTCATTTATATGGAGAGGGTCATGAGTTTTATATATAAAAAAGTAATACTCAAAACCATCTTTCATTGAACCGCTATTTACTGTTAGACTTATTGACTACATATAAGAGACGAAAACAATATGAAGACAGTAATATTTAAAAATCAAAGTTTTAAAAATAATCAGTTTCCTTTTTTCTTATGGACAGAAAAAATCACGATTTATCGCTCTAGGCTTAACGCGTGAAACTTTTATTTCAAATATTATCTTTGTGCAAATTTCTGAAACAAAAAGGTGAATATTATGTTTTCCAAGTCAGAGTTCAGAGAAGTAGTAAAGTCTATGGGTCTTGTTTTTGGAGATATTGGAACAAGTCCCATTTATACTTTGACTGTTATTTTCCTTCTAACAAGACCTACACACACTCACATAATAGGAGTTTTATCTTTAATTATCTGGACACTTATCATACTTGTGACTGTGGAATACGCCTGGCTTGCAATGAGTCTGGGTAAAAAAGGGGAAGGGGGTACAATAGTCTTAAAAGAAATACTTGTTCCTCTGCTCAAGTCAAGTAGAAACGTAGCTTTTGTTACATTGTTAGCTTATATAGGAACATCTTTCCTCATGGGAGATGGGGTAATTACCCCTGCAATAAGTATTCTGAGCGCAGTCGAAGGCTTGCGAATCATTCCTCAGTTCGAAAACATAGGCCAGAGCACTATTATACTTATTTCTGCTGCAATTGCAATAGCACTTTTTTCAGTTCAGAGCAAGGGAATAGAAAAAATTACATGGGTTTTTGGGCCTATAATGGTTCTATGGTTTGCAACTATTGGATTCTCAGGCATCGCCTCTATTTTCTATACCCCAGAAGTACTCAAAGCCATCAATCCTTATTATGCTATCAGGTTCCTTCTGGACAATGGGATTATAGGATTTTTTGTACTATCCGAAGTCATCCTGTGTGCTACAGGGGGTGAAGCATTATATGCTGATATGGGACACCTGGGAAGAGAGCCTATCTTAAAAGCCTGGAGATTTGTATTTCTAGCATTGGTTTTGAATTATCTCGGGCAGGGTGCATTTCTTATCCGAAACCCGGGTTCGACAAATTTTTTGTTTGAGATGATAAATCAGCAGGCAAACATACTTTATATCCCATTCCTTCTACTCAGTGTCGTAGCTACAATTATCGCTTCTCAGGCTATGATCAGTGGCATGTTCTCTATAGTATATCAGGGAATAACTACTCGGATAATACCGATGTTGAAGATTGATTACACCTCCGGGGTATTTAAGTCTCAAATCTACATAAGTACCGTAAACTGGTTACTCCTCGTTTCTGTATTATTTATGATGCTTATATTCAAAGAATCAAGCAAACTTGCAGCTGCATATGGCCTTGCAGTTACAGGAACTATGTCTATTACGGGCATAATGATGACTTCTATATTTTATCACAGAAAAAACATAACCAAAGCTCTTATTTCGCTATTTATAACGTTCATTGATGTGGTGTTCCTTCTCTCAAATAGCTATAAAATCCCTCACGGAGGTTACTGGTCAGTCATCATAGCACTTTTCATCCTCTCTCTTATACTCATATATACGTCGGGACAAAAGAAGCTGTATAAACTGATGAAGCTCATGAAGTCCAAAGATTTTCTTGAAAAATACAAACAAGTTTATGCTACTCAAAATAAAATCATGGGAACTGCCCTCTTCTTTACACGCGATATCGAAAGAATTCCCCAGTATATTTCCCATGTAATGTTTAAAAACAACATCATTTACGAAAACAACATTTTTATTTCCATTATCAAGTCAGACAGTCCTTTCGGAATAGAAACCTCGTTCACAAAAGAACCGGCAAAAGGGTTAAAAATTTTAGAGATACGAGCCGGATATATGGAGATTGTTAATGTTGAAAAGATCCTTAAAGACCAGGGAATTGGTGAAAAAACCATCTTCTACGGAGTAGAAGATATCTTTACTAAAAATATAATCTGGAGAATCTTTTCCATAATTAAAAAGGTATCGCCTTCCTTTGTCCAGTTTTACAAGCTCCCTACTGACGAACTTCATGGAGTTATGACGAGGTTCGAAATGTAACAACTGATGTAAAAACTGATATTACATTCCGGACCTTCAAACGGTAATATTATTGTATCTAATTTTTATTACTTTTTTTTTAAAATCCTTAATTATACACATACATTACATTGAATAATTAAAGAGTTATATTATATACTTCCCGGCTCTATATCCATTTATATGGCTGATGAGAAGCGGATATGGAGAATCATTCCGGACACAAGCGTGATTATTGACGGGAGGCTTTCGTCCCGTATTAGAAGTGGGGATTTCAGGGGTGCTGAGATCATTATTCCCGAAGCTGTGGTCTCGGAACTTGAAGCCCAGGCAAATAAGGGCAGGGAAATAGGGTTTAAAGGGCTTGAAGAGCTTCTGGAACTCCGCAAGCTGGCAAAGAGGGACGAAATCCTTCTTCAATTCAGTGGGGTTCAGCCTACTCTTGAAGAAATCAAACTTTCTAAAGAGGGCAGGGTAGATGCCCTTATCCGAAGTACGGCTATTGAGGTAGGTGGGCTGTTTTTAAGCGAAGACAGGGTACAGTCACTTATAGCTAAAGCAAAAGGGCTTGATGTCGAGTACATACATCCTACAGTCCTGAAAC contains these protein-coding regions:
- a CDS encoding KUP/HAK/KT family potassium transporter, encoding MFSKSEFREVVKSMGLVFGDIGTSPIYTLTVIFLLTRPTHTHIIGVLSLIIWTLIILVTVEYAWLAMSLGKKGEGGTIVLKEILVPLLKSSRNVAFVTLLAYIGTSFLMGDGVITPAISILSAVEGLRIIPQFENIGQSTIILISAAIAIALFSVQSKGIEKITWVFGPIMVLWFATIGFSGIASIFYTPEVLKAINPYYAIRFLLDNGIIGFFVLSEVILCATGGEALYADMGHLGREPILKAWRFVFLALVLNYLGQGAFLIRNPGSTNFLFEMINQQANILYIPFLLLSVVATIIASQAMISGMFSIVYQGITTRIIPMLKIDYTSGVFKSQIYISTVNWLLLVSVLFMMLIFKESSKLAAAYGLAVTGTMSITGIMMTSIFYHRKNITKALISLFITFIDVVFLLSNSYKIPHGGYWSVIIALFILSLILIYTSGQKKLYKLMKLMKSKDFLEKYKQVYATQNKIMGTALFFTRDIERIPQYISHVMFKNNIIYENNIFISIIKSDSPFGIETSFTKEPAKGLKILEIRAGYMEIVNVEKILKDQGIGEKTIFYGVEDIFTKNIIWRIFSIIKKVSPSFVQFYKLPTDELHGVMTRFEM